In Carya illinoinensis cultivar Pawnee chromosome 16, C.illinoinensisPawnee_v1, whole genome shotgun sequence, a single window of DNA contains:
- the LOC122299350 gene encoding cytochrome c oxidase subunit 6b-1-like, producing MAEAQSHEIPTLSEQYLLKEEKISDKEKEVENPVATAAEEVVPNKAEDSPAPAEESTDANLVATETSSEVTPPAGESPEANYSDIVENISKAAPPATEATSESSEATKATSESSEEENAGDQDAIEETPEIKLETAPADFRFPTTNQTRHCFTRYVEYHRCIAAKGEGASECDKFAKYYRALCPGEWVDRWNEQRENGSFPGPL from the exons CAATATTTATTGAAGGAGGAAAAAATATCAGACAAAGAAAAAGAGGTTGAGAACCCAGTAGCTACTGCAGCTGAGGAAGTTGTCCCCAATAAAGCTGAGGATTCACCTGCTCCTGCAGAAGAAAGTACTGACGCTAACCTGGTTGCCACTGAAACAAGCAGTGAAGTAACCCCTCCTGCTGGAGAGAGCCCTGAAGCCAATTATTCTGATATTGTTGAAAACATTAGTAAAGCTGCTCCACCTGCAACCGAAGCAACCAGTGAAAGTTCTGAGGCAACCAAAGCAACCAGTGAAAgttctgaggaggagaatgctgGTGATCAAGATGCTATTGAAGAAACACCAGAGATTAAG CTTGAGACAGCACCTGCAGATTTTCGCTTCCCCACCACGAATCAAACGAGGCATTGCTTTACTCGATATGTTGAGTATCATCG GTGCATAGCTGCAAAGGGGGAAGGTGCCTCAGAGTGTGATAAGTTTGCAAAATATTATCGTGCCCTTTGCCCAGGTGAATGG GTTGATAGATGGAACGAACAAAGGGAGAATGGAAGCTTTCCGGGACCTCTGTAG
- the LOC122299349 gene encoding E3 ubiquitin-protein ligase APD1-like isoform X2: MVLGPSSSRLMQASSVFVEQVEVRDDAKKGVLLYSFSEKPNLSSQANWSVSNYMTLTSHSRKGFFLWLNKGSTIRITCEAPTRALNRLQVVLKGERTVNTLLPKATSSPDALAPHEAIEGEEAEYSIEEDDKYYLGIINTNPRSIIINMRVNVSAKIYDTSKAKSMCSTLTGSCRINLLFPDTQYVVLATPDDGGGDDWYIDLSFVARLVTYIAILGFLVIVVYLILKYLGACDGESTTVDIAVPEEREVIETDHIMPVKPSRSTYGTGEEGEDSEADSSCSEELYDAKLCVICYDEQRNCFFVPCGHCATCYECASRIMDGESKVCPICRRLIHKLRRLFHS; encoded by the exons ATGGTGCTTGGACCGAGCTCCTCACGGTTGATGCAAGCAAGCTCTGTTTTTGTGGAACAAGTGGAAGTCAGAGATGATGCTAAGAAAGGGGTCCTTCTTTATTCCTTCTCCGAGAAACCTAACTTGAGCTCCCAAGCAAATTGGAGTGTATCAAACTACATGACTCTTACATCCCACAGCCGCAAG gGATTTTTCTTGTGGTTGAACAAGGGATCAACAATCCGTATAACTTGTGAGGCTCCAACTAGAGCTTTAAATCGACTGCAAGTGGTTTTGAAAG GAGAGCGGACAGTCAACACATTATTGCCAAAAGCGACAAGTTCCCCTGACGCCCTTGCACCCCATGAAGCAATAGAAG GTGAAGAGGCAGAATACAGCATCGAGGAAGATGACAAATACTACCTTGGCATCATCAACACGAATCCTAGAAGCATAATTATAAACATGAGAGTGAATGTTTCAGCTAAGATATATGATACTTCTAAAGCTAAGAGCATGTGCTCAACACTAACGGGTTCGTGTCGGATCAACCTTCTATTCCCCGATACTCAATATGTCGTACTCGCCACACCTGACGAT GGGGGCGGTGATGATTGGTATATTGACCTTTCTTTTGTGGCACGACTGGTAACATACATTGCAATTTTAG GGTTTTTAGTAATCGTAGTATATCTGATATTGAAATACCTTGGAGCCTGTGATGGAGAGAGTACCACAGTAGATATAGCGGTACCAGAAGAGCGGGAAGTAATCGAGACTGACCATATAATGCCAGTGAAGCCGAGTCGGAGCACATATGGAACAGGTGAAGAAGGGGAAGATTCAGAAGCAGATAGTAGCTGCTCGGAGGAATTATATGATGCAAAACTATGTGTAATTTGTTACGATGAGCAACGCAACTGCTTTTTTGTTCCTTGTGGCCACTGTGCCACCTGCTATGAATGTGCATCAAG GATTATGGACGGGGAGAGCAAAGTGTGTCCAATATGCCGGCGGCTTATTCACAAATTGAGAAGATTGTTTCACTCTTAG
- the LOC122299349 gene encoding E3 ubiquitin-protein ligase APD2-like isoform X1 — translation MYRQLLTTMPSTSHYRRWPWWRETWAHLLAPLTIWLCVSVSIRYGFYGDSRMVLGPSSSRLMQASSVFVEQVEVRDDAKKGVLLYSFSEKPNLSSQANWSVSNYMTLTSHSRKGFFLWLNKGSTIRITCEAPTRALNRLQVVLKGERTVNTLLPKATSSPDALAPHEAIEGEEAEYSIEEDDKYYLGIINTNPRSIIINMRVNVSAKIYDTSKAKSMCSTLTGSCRINLLFPDTQYVVLATPDDGGGDDWYIDLSFVARLVTYIAILGFLVIVVYLILKYLGACDGESTTVDIAVPEEREVIETDHIMPVKPSRSTYGTGEEGEDSEADSSCSEELYDAKLCVICYDEQRNCFFVPCGHCATCYECASRIMDGESKVCPICRRLIHKLRRLFHS, via the exons ATGTACCGGCAGCTCCTGACGACGATGCCTTCAACGAGCCATTATCGCCGGTGGCCATGGTGGCGAGAGACCTGGGCTCACCTGCTGGCTCCTCTGACCATTTGGCTATGTG TTTCCGTCAGCATCCGATATGGGTTTTATGGGGATTCCCGGATGGTGCTTGGACCGAGCTCCTCACGGTTGATGCAAGCAAGCTCTGTTTTTGTGGAACAAGTGGAAGTCAGAGATGATGCTAAGAAAGGGGTCCTTCTTTATTCCTTCTCCGAGAAACCTAACTTGAGCTCCCAAGCAAATTGGAGTGTATCAAACTACATGACTCTTACATCCCACAGCCGCAAG gGATTTTTCTTGTGGTTGAACAAGGGATCAACAATCCGTATAACTTGTGAGGCTCCAACTAGAGCTTTAAATCGACTGCAAGTGGTTTTGAAAG GAGAGCGGACAGTCAACACATTATTGCCAAAAGCGACAAGTTCCCCTGACGCCCTTGCACCCCATGAAGCAATAGAAG GTGAAGAGGCAGAATACAGCATCGAGGAAGATGACAAATACTACCTTGGCATCATCAACACGAATCCTAGAAGCATAATTATAAACATGAGAGTGAATGTTTCAGCTAAGATATATGATACTTCTAAAGCTAAGAGCATGTGCTCAACACTAACGGGTTCGTGTCGGATCAACCTTCTATTCCCCGATACTCAATATGTCGTACTCGCCACACCTGACGAT GGGGGCGGTGATGATTGGTATATTGACCTTTCTTTTGTGGCACGACTGGTAACATACATTGCAATTTTAG GGTTTTTAGTAATCGTAGTATATCTGATATTGAAATACCTTGGAGCCTGTGATGGAGAGAGTACCACAGTAGATATAGCGGTACCAGAAGAGCGGGAAGTAATCGAGACTGACCATATAATGCCAGTGAAGCCGAGTCGGAGCACATATGGAACAGGTGAAGAAGGGGAAGATTCAGAAGCAGATAGTAGCTGCTCGGAGGAATTATATGATGCAAAACTATGTGTAATTTGTTACGATGAGCAACGCAACTGCTTTTTTGTTCCTTGTGGCCACTGTGCCACCTGCTATGAATGTGCATCAAG GATTATGGACGGGGAGAGCAAAGTGTGTCCAATATGCCGGCGGCTTATTCACAAATTGAGAAGATTGTTTCACTCTTAG